The following DNA comes from Micromonospora chokoriensis.
TCTTCAACGGCTCGCCGCTCTTCACCGGCGCGGCCGGGTCGGGGGAGTCGGAAATCCGCCGCTGGATCCTGGAGAAGGATCTCCTGGAGGGCGTCGTGGCGCTGCCCGACCAGCTCTTCTACAACACCGGCATCTCCACGTACTTCTGGATCCTCACCAACCGCAAGAACCCGGCCCAAGCACGCAAGGTTGTGCTGCTCGACGGCCGCGACTACTGGACCAAAATGCGCAAGAGCCTAGGCGACAAGCGCAAGATGCTCACGGATGACCACATCGCAGAGCTGACCCAGGCATACGTGAACGCGCTGGCCATCGCCGAAGAACCGGAACACCCGCAGCACGCCAAGGTCAAGGTTTTCGCCACCACCGACTTCGGCTACCAGCGGATCACCGTCGAGCGCCCGCTACGCCTGCGCTTCGAGGTCACCGAGGAGACGGTCGCACGGGTTTCCGAGGTGAAGGCCGTTCTGAAGTACGGGGAGCAGGAATCGCTGCTTGCGGCGGCGAAGTCGCTGATCGGAACGTCGTCCAGAAGTCGGGCCGAGTTCGCGATGAAGCTCAACGGGCTGGGGAAGCTGCCGGCAGCAGTGGAGAAGGCGGTTTGGGAGGCGTTCTCGGTCAGCGACCCGGCTGGGGAGGTGCAGACCGACCGGAAGGGCAATCCGCTGCCGGATACGGGTCTGCGCGACTATGAGAACGTCCCGCTGGTCGAGGATATTCGGGACTACCTGATTCGTGACGTGCTGCCGCATGATCCCGACGCTTGGATTGATCACAGCAAGACAAAAGTTGGGTATGAAATACTTATGACCCGCTACTTTTATTCGTACAAGCCTCCCCGGTCAGTAAAGGAGATAGATGCCGAGATTGCGAAGGTGGAATCGGAGATCAAGGTGCTTTTGGGTGGGGTTGGCTAAACTATGGCATGGCAGTTGACAGCGCTTCGAGCGGTTGCGGAAGTCAGTCTGGGGCGGCAGCGATCGCCTCAGCATGCAGCAGGTCCCCACATGACCGCCTACCTCAGGGCGGCGAATGTAAAAGACGGCGCGCTCGATCTATCGGACGTACTTGAGATGAACTTCGATCCTGGCGAACAGGTGGTGTTCAGGCTGTTGCCTGGTGACGTATTAATGACGGAGGGTAGTGGCAGCCGCTCTGTTGTTGGCTCCTCTGCTGTTTGGCAGGGTGAAATCCCTGGAACGGTCTGCTTCCAGAATACGCTTCTGCGTCTCCGCCCAAGATCTGACGTAGTTGATGGTCGATACTTGGCGTGGTGGGCGCGCGGAGCGCATTCTTCGGGCCTCCTAGCCTCGATTGCCGGCGGAGCGAATATCTTTCACCTGGGTGCGGACCGGGTGCGTCAGTTGCCCTTTCAGTTACCTCCGCTTGACGAGCAGAAACGTATCGTCGCTGAACTTGACGAGCAAATTCGCGAAATCGATGCACATGCGGCCCTCCGTCGTCGGCAAGTCGAGCTTCTTGCGGAGAAGCGACGTTCCGTAATCGCCGCCGCCACAGGTATGTCTGATTCCGACTAGGCGGAGCGCGTCTCGATGGCCTGGCTGCATTGGTGAAGAATGACGGGGAACGTAGTGACCGAGATGAACGTGGTTGGTATTGACGGGCGCGGATACAGCGTTCGAGAGCTGTTTGGTAAAAGGTACGGGCTTGAGCATTATCAACGTGAGTATTCGTGGGAACGTAGTCACACGCAAGAGCTATTGTCCGATCTCTCAAGGCGGTTTCTTGCTGAGTGGCGTCCCAATCACGATCGATCTGCTATTCTTGGATACCGCCCCTACTTCTTGGGATCTTTCGTATGTTATCCCTCCGGAGCTGTAAGGAACCTTGTAGATGGCCAGCAGCGATTCACCACTCTGCATCTTCTCCTGATCCTCATGCAGCGCCTATTGGTTGACCAGGGGGAGGCCGACACAGCAACTATGGTCGGTCAGCTCGTAAGCACTTATGCCGTCGGTCGTCGAGAGTATACGATCGACGTGCCGGAGCGGCATGCATGTTTGGAGGCGCTCCGGAACGGGCAATCCTTTGAAGCAACCGCAGGAACGCCAGTTTCGGTGCGAAATTTGTGGGACCGGGCTCAGGACCTCACAGAAGACTTTCCCAACGACCTTCGCGACGACGCCCTGCCATTTTTCGCCGACTGGTTGCTCGATCGGGTCTTCATGGTGGAGATCTCAGCCTATGACCGCGACCACGGCTGGGAGATCTTTGAGACCATGAATGACCGAGGCGCGCGGCTGACGCCTTTGGATCTCCTTAAGAGCTTCCTCCTATCGAACGCTCAAGAGGGCCAAGCCGATTTGAATTCGGAATGGCGGGACATGCTGACGCGATTGAGCGTGTTCGGCGCGCAGGTGCCGAACGACTTTTTCAAGGTTCTGCTGCGTTCAAGGTACGCAGAGGTGGATTCGGGCGATGCAGATCACATTGATCAAGCTTTTCACGAATGGGTGCGCGAGAACCGCGAGCGCATCGGGCTGAGGCGGGGTGAAGACTTTCGGGCGTTCGTCAACCAGGTAGTGGCACCACTTGCGCGGCGCCACGAAGAGTTGCTGATGGCCTCGGCTCGTTACACGCCCGATTTGGGCGCGGTCTTCTTCAACGCCATGAATGGCGTATCTGCCCAACTGCCGCTCATCATGGCGGCCATCCATCCTAGCGATACAAACGAACTCTTCCTCGCCAAAGCATCGCTAATATCTAGCTACCTAGATTTGTTGTACATCCGCAGAGCCGTAAATAACATGTCAGTCCAAGCCCAAGACTTCTTTGATGAAGCAGACCGGTTGCTGCCGGCTGTCCGAAGATCTTCGACCGTAGGCGAGCTTCGGGAGCTCTTGGGCCGGGAAGCCGCCGCAATAGAGCCAGATTTCTCTGCTATTCCCTCTTTTGCTCTCCAGGATAATCGGCGTCAAGTTCGATACCTCCTTGCGAGGCTGACGTCCTATGTTGAGTCGAGTAGCGGCAGGCCTAACGAGGTGGCTCGATACCTTGGCTCCGTTGACGGCGTGCCTTGGGA
Coding sequences within:
- a CDS encoding restriction endonuclease subunit S, producing the protein MTAYLRAANVKDGALDLSDVLEMNFDPGEQVVFRLLPGDVLMTEGSGSRSVVGSSAVWQGEIPGTVCFQNTLLRLRPRSDVVDGRYLAWWARGAHSSGLLASIAGGANIFHLGADRVRQLPFQLPPLDEQKRIVAELDEQIREIDAHAALRRRQVELLAEKRRSVIAAATGMSDSD
- a CDS encoding GmrSD restriction endonuclease domain-containing protein, whose product is MNVVGIDGRGYSVRELFGKRYGLEHYQREYSWERSHTQELLSDLSRRFLAEWRPNHDRSAILGYRPYFLGSFVCYPSGAVRNLVDGQQRFTTLHLLLILMQRLLVDQGEADTATMVGQLVSTYAVGRREYTIDVPERHACLEALRNGQSFEATAGTPVSVRNLWDRAQDLTEDFPNDLRDDALPFFADWLLDRVFMVEISAYDRDHGWEIFETMNDRGARLTPLDLLKSFLLSNAQEGQADLNSEWRDMLTRLSVFGAQVPNDFFKVLLRSRYAEVDSGDADHIDQAFHEWVRENRERIGLRRGEDFRAFVNQVVAPLARRHEELLMASARYTPDLGAVFFNAMNGVSAQLPLIMAAIHPSDTNELFLAKASLISSYLDLLYIRRAVNNMSVQAQDFFDEADRLLPAVRRSSTVGELRELLGREAAAIEPDFSAIPSFALQDNRRQVRYLLARLTSYVESSSGRPNEVARYLGSVDGVPWEVEHIWANKFERHQSADVPNERQFQRWRNNIGGLLLLSKSDNASFGADKYDVKLEFYRQRNLLAASLHALCYRRNPSFVQFLKTAGLESQFVSYATGFDVSAIKQRAHLYRALCERVWDIEKLGFRPPSVVIPPQRRRSRASYKVTLAQLIQHGFVSRGSRIVGTSKGSRYEAQIVRDGRIALEDGRVFDSLSNAGSSVLGRQSCNGWTFWYIEASGGWVPLAQIRRVAMEKGILE